From Melitaea cinxia chromosome 16, ilMelCinx1.1, whole genome shotgun sequence, a single genomic window includes:
- the LOC123660883 gene encoding heterogeneous nuclear ribonucleoprotein 87F-like gives MKLLVILMLVAVALGAASAGYIRSGWSPSYSVYSSYPLNSGWGSNGWGSNGWRSGGWGGSSGWGGNGGWNGGWNNGGWNGGWNSGW, from the exons ATGAAACTACTC GTAATCCTCATGCTGGTAGCAGTGGCGCTGGGCGCGGCCAGCGCTGGCTACATCCGCAGCGGCTGGAGCCCCAGCTACAGCGTGTACTCCAGCTACCCGTTGAACAGCGGCTGGGGTAGTAACGGCTGGGGTAGTAACGGCTGGCGTAGCGGCGGCTGGGGTGGTAGCAGCGGCTGGGGTGGTAACGGCGGCTGGAACGGCGGTTGGAACAATGGTGGATGGAACGGTGGCTGGAACAGTGGCTGGTAG
- the LOC123661170 gene encoding cuticle protein 16.5-like produces the protein MKAFLAFCVLVACVAADNVRQKRGILSGLHSPNGLSVGSSSGYSYSAPPSSYSAPSVSYSVPSVSYSAPSVSYSELAPSISYSAPAPALSLAPAISYSSAPAVSYSAPSVSYSAPSSYSYSPAPAVSYSAPVASYAPSVSYSAPATRVVTVKKVVNVKKVVTVPQVVNVQKVITVPQVVTVNKVVPVSGCSGGLSGGCGANYASSYGSGYTNGW, from the exons ATGAAGGCCTTT CTAGCATTCTGCGTATTAGTGGCATGCGTTGCGGCTGACAACGTGCGTCAGAAGCGCGGTATCCTCAGCGGCCTTCACTCTCCGAACGGATTATCAGTCGGATCATCCAGTGGCTACAGTTACTCTGCACCCCCCTCGAGCTACTCCGCACCTTCTGTCAGTTACTCCGTACCCTCTGTCAGTTACTCAGCACCATCAGTCAGCTACTCGGAGCTCGCTCCCTCTATTAGCTACTCAGCACCTGCTCCAGCCTTAAGTTTAGCTCCAGCCATCAGCTACTCATCTGCCCCAGCAGTGAGCTACTCCGCCCCTAGTGTCAGTTACTCCGCCCCATCTAGCTACAGCTACTCACCTGCTCCAGCTGTGAGCTACTCCGCTCCGGTCGCCAGTTATGCCCCTTCAGTGTCGTACTCGGCCCCAGCGACCCGGGTCGTTACCGTCAAGAAAGTTGTGAATGTTAAGAAAGTGGTCACCGTTCCTCAAGTGGTTAATGTACAAAAAGTGATCACCGTTCCCCAAGTGGTCACGGTGAACAAGGTGGTGCCCGTCAGTGGTTGCTCCGGCGGTCTGTCCGGTGGTTGCGGCGCCAACTATGCCAGCAGCTACGGCTCGGGTTACACCAACGGCTGGTAA
- the LOC123661001 gene encoding cuticle protein 38-like: MQQLGKGGYDLAAPALSYAAPALSYAAPAISYAAPAAKIVSVNKVVNTHKVVNVPKVVSVPKLVSVPQVVTVNKVVAAPSLSAYSGGLAGYGYGSGLGYDAGYGHGAGYGYGAAYGYGSGYSAGWW, translated from the exons ATGCAACAGCTGGGCAAagg TGGGTACGACTTGGCCGCACCTGCACTAAGCTACGCCGCACCTGCACTAAGCTACGCTGCACCTGCAATCAGCTACGCTGCACCTGCCGCTAAGATCGTCTCCGTCAACAAAGTGGTGAATACCCACAAAGTCGTCAACGTCCCTAAAGTGGTGAGCGTGCCCAAGCTGGTGTCGGTGCCGCAGGTGGTGACAGTGAACAAGGTGGTGGCCGCTCCCAGCCTCAGCGCCTACAGCGGAGGACTCGCCGGCTACGGGTACGGATCCGGGCTGGGTTACGACGCCGGATACGGTCACGGAGCGGGTTACGGATACGGTGCCGCTTATGGTTACGGATCCGGTTACTCTGCCGGCTGGtggtga
- the LOC123661002 gene encoding cuticle protein 63-like, producing MKAFIIFCAVVACASAATEKRDKRGLLSGLHSLDTLSSYGGSYGGLYGGYDLAAPALSYAAPAISYAAPAISYAAPAAKVVSVNKVVNTHKVVNVPKVVSVPKLVSVPQVVTVNKVVAAPSLDLYSGGLSGYGYGSGLTLDAGLAHGNAYGLGTGYGAGYAAGWW from the exons ATGAAGGCTTTC ATTATCTTCTGCGCCGTCGTAGCCTGCGCTTCAGCTGCAACTGAAAAGCGTGATAAGCGCGGCTTGCTCAGCGGCCTGCACTCCCTTGACACTCTCTCCTCCTACGGAGGCTCATACGGCGGGCTCTACGGTGGATACGACTTGGCTGCACCTGCATTAAGCTACGCCGCACCCGCTATCAGCTACGCCGCACCTGCAATCAGCTACGCTGCACCTGCCGCTAAGGTCGTCTCCGTCAACAAAGTGGTGAACACCCACAAAGTCGTCAACGTTCCTAAAGTGGTAAGCGTGCCCAAGCTGGTGTCGGTGCCGCAGGTGGTGACAGTGAACAAGGTGGTGGCCGCTCCCAGCCTTGATTTATACAGCGGAGGCCTCTCCGGCTACGGGTACGGATCTGGACTCACCCTCGACGCCGGCCTCGCTCACGGCAACGCTTACGGCTTGGGAACCGGTTATGGTGCCGGATATGCTGCCGGTTGGTGGTGA